The genomic stretch CCTGTTCAGGTTCGAGGCTTCGGCGTTCAGGCTGGTCAGGGTTTGCTGCAAACCCACCAGCTCTTCCACTGGCAACTCCCCCAGAAACAACCACCCCTTGTCCCCAAGGGGCACTAATCGGACCTGCAAGGTCTGGGGGAGATGCTCTCCACAGGAAACGGTGATCATTTGCGGGGCTCGAGCAAGCTCCTCCAGGGCTGTTCTGTCATCGCCGTGGGAAAACCCGGGAGTCATCTCGGAAAAGGGCCTTCCCCGGGGATCCTCACCGAAAAGCTGCGCCGCGTATCGGTTGGCGTCCAGCACCGTGCCCTGGCTATCCAGAAGGAGGACGTAGAAGGACGCTTCTTCCAGGCAAAACCGGAAGAGCTCTTCCCTGACACCGGAATCGGCAAGTCTCATGGAAAGCTCCTGCCGGGCTGATGAAGGTCGCATAAATCGCCCCCCGTGATCATTTCTTCCAGTTTTTCCAGGGATTCCACATAGAACACGCCCGGAACATCGGGAAGAGATTCACCTCCTCCATTCTGAAAAGCCCTTCCGCCCAGAAGGACAGGCAGGGAGGGATAGCGCTCCCGGAGATGAGAAATCATGCCTCCGAGAACCGCCAGATGGGAGGCGACACTCACGGAAAGAGCCAGAATGTCGGGGTCTTTCTCCTCCACGATGGAGCAAAGCTGATCCAGCGGTGTATTGGCCCCCAAAAAATAGCCATCCCACCCGTGGAGTTCAAAGATATCAGCCACCATCTTTCCACCCAACTGGTGATATTCGTGGGCTATGCAGGATATAACAGCCTTGCATCCACAGTGATCGGCCCCGAAGATGCGGGGATACACCAGAGAGAGAAGATTTTCCGTGATGGCTGTAGCAATATGCTCCACTGCAACGGAGATCTGGTTTGTCTCCCACAAGTGGCCGACCTCGTAAAGCGATCGATGAAAAACAAGGCGATACAAATCCCGAATTGCAATGTCATCGGAGAGCCACGCCTCCACATGGCGATAGCACTCGCTCTTGCCACCAGCTAACAATGCCTCGAGATAGGCCTGGTAATCCTCCTCACGTACTTTCATAACGATGAACCTCGCTGTGGTTGTTCTGATCGGCGAATCTTTGCCGTATCTCGCAAATCTCCGGCAGGAGGCGATCAAACAAGGCTACCAGATCGGGGTCGAAGTGTCTGCCGGATTCATCACGGATCAGGCGGGTGGCGGCTTCCACGGACCAGGCATCTTTATACGGTCGAACCGATGTCAAGGCATCGAAAACATCGACCACTGCAACCAGACGTGCCGAGAGGGGGATTGATTCCCCCGCCAGCCCCCGGGGATAACCGCTTCCGTCCCATTTTTCATGGTGCGCCAGGGCAATCTCTCGGGCCAGATGAAACAACTCGTTGTCTTCACCGGAGAGCAGATCAGCACCAATAAGGGTGTGACGCTTCATGATCTTCCACTCCCCGGCGGTCAACGCTCCCGGTTTGAGCAGGATTTTGTCGGGGATGCCGATCTTGCCCACATCGTGCATCGGGGCAGCCTCCAGAAGCATTTCACAGTCCGTCTCGCCCCATCCTGCGTGACGGGCCAACAAGGCCGCCCCATGGCTCACCCGAAGTACATGCTGGCCTGTCTCATTGTCACGGTACTCGGCTGCCCTGCCCAGGCGATGAATAACCTGCATTCGGGTCCGCAGAAGATCGTCTGTTCTGGCCTGGACCATCCAGTCCAGAGTTTCCTTTTGGGCGTGGAGCATTTTATGCGCAAGATGTGCCTCAAGCGTGGTGCGAACCCGGGCAAACAACTCCGCCATATCGAGGGGCTTCATGATGTAATCGCGGGCACCGCACTGGAAGGCCTGCAACAAGGAATCCCGCCCCGCCCGGGCGGTCAGAACCACGATGGGGGCCCGAACCGCCACGTCCAGGGATTGTAGATCCTCCATAACACCGTAGCCATCACGATGGGGCATGTTCAGGTCAAGGAGCACCAGATCGGGCCGGATCTCCTGATACAGCTCGACAACCTGCCGCGAATCCTGTACTCCGGTCAGATTGAAGTAGCCCTGGGATTCCAGCATTTTGCGTAACACCTGCAGATTGGTAAATTCATCGTCCACCATCAGTATCCGGGCAGAACGAATCAAGGCATCCATGTCTTCTCTCCAAGCATGACAAGAAAAAAACACACAAGACCGATCCCTGGCACCTGCTCCCTGGGGCCGTTGCGCAGGGCATGACCGATATCCCCACAGGATCTGAGACGACTTACGTACATCACAGTGATATTTTTATACACTCCCGAAGAATCTTCAAGACGAAAATCGGGAGCATTCCTGTGGAAACTACCTGGAACAAGAAGCCAGAGTCTCAAAACGCGGAGTGACCTGCGATAGATCCGAGACTCTGGAGGCTAGCCGTACCGGGCTGCCACTTTCTCCGCCGATTCCCGGATAATAGTGCGGATATGCTCCGGTTCCAGAACTTCCAGGTGGGGACCAAAGGAGAGAAGATACCCGTAGAGCCAGGTATCTTCCGGCATTCGAAGCGTCACCAGGGAGGAGCCATCGGCCAAGGTCTTTACCTGCCCTGCGTCATAGCATTCCTCCACGATCGGCCGCAGGAGAGGAGAAAACTTGAGGGATAGTTCCACCGCACCCGGAGGTGAATCGCCTTGGGCCTCTCCAAGGAACTCAGAGAGGGTCTTCTTTTTCCGGACAAAGCGAGGCGAGAGAATCTCCGGATCAACGATACGGGAAATCCTGAACAGGCGATAATCCTCCCTGAGGCGGCAATAGCCGTAGAGATACCACGACCGCCATCGAAAGGCGATGGTCAGGGGCTCCACTACCCGGAGCGAGGACTCAAGCTTGTTGCTGGTGTAGGAGAACCTCAGAGGACGCTCCTCTTCCACAGCCTGCCGAACACAGCGAAATACTCCTCCCCGTCGAGGGTCTCCACCGAGCATCGTGAAATCCATAGAGAGTTTCTCATTTTGCGCAGCCAGAAGATCCATGCTGCGGTCGGGCACGAGAGCCCTGATTTTCTCGAGGGTTTCACCAAAGGACTGGTCCGACATTGAAGCTCCCACGCTTTCGAGGGAGGTAATGATCCGACAGAAATCATCGGCCGTGATCAACTGTCGATCCAGCTTGTAGGAGTCCATGATCCCATAGCCGCCACCGGAGCCCTGGACCGCGTAGATCGGTATTCCTGCCAGTTCGAGGGTCTGCATATCACGCTGGATCGTTCTGACGGTGACTCCGAAGCGCTGAGCGAGCTCCCGGGCGCAGAGACGGTCATGATTCAGGAGGCACATGATAATCGCAAGAAGCCGGTCTATCTTCACGGGAACAAGTGTAGCACCGAAGTCGGAGCTCAACAATTTCACGTGCTGGTTATCGGGGATTATGTCGGGAGCTTCATGTTTTTCCTCTTTGGATCTATGGTGGTTCAGGAGGCTCGATTACTCACATGAAGATTGTTGTTATATCCATGGCCCTGGTCGTGTTTGCGGTCTCATTGGCCGTACTGTATCTGAAGCATCGGATGAGAAATCCCGACGATAGCAAAAACCTTGAGGCCGCAGTTGATGCAAAACTGATTCAGTTCATGCGCAAAAAATTGCATCTTGCCGTAGTAGTTGGCGTGTACAGGGATGGGCGCTCCTTCGTACGCGGATATGGAACTGTCCGCACAGAGGCCCCGGTACTCCCCGATGCCACGACGGCATTCCAAATCGGATCGGTCAGCAAAATCTTTACCGCGACGCTATTGCAGACCCTTTGCGACGAGGGGGTTGTTTCCATGGAAACAACGCTGAATGAACTGCTTGGCGGTTCGATACCTTTGTCACCAGCGGCCCAAGGTGTCACCCTAAAGCAACTCGTCACCCATACCTCCGGTTTTCCGAGCGTCCCCAAGTCGCTCGAGCTCAAGGCAACTGAACTGGCTGGAAAAGAGGAGCTGATGGGCAACCCCTATAGCTATCTCGGCCCGGAATTTGTCTTCGACTATCTGGCAACCACAGAGGGCACGCGCAAACCTGGTCGATTCGAGTATTCCAATCTCGGCATGGGGTTGTTGGGTCATGTTCTTGAGCATGTCACCGGAAGAGACTACGAATCCCTGGTCAGGGAAAAGGTCCTGGCACCCCTTGGTATGAACGAAACCGTGATAACCTTGACCCCGGATATTGAAGATCGCCTGACCCGGGGATACACGGCAAAAGGTGAACCTGCAGGGATATGGACCTTTGCGGCGCTGGCCGGCGCGGGCGCCTACATTTCCAGCGCCAAAGATATGCTTCGGTTCATTGAGGCCTGCCTTGGAGAACAAGGGTCAGCGTCACAGCAATTTGATGCGATGCGCAGGCCACAATCGGAGGGGGTCACCGGCATCGGCTGGATGCAACCAACATTTTTAGACCGGTTTCTCGGCAATCGAAAGGTGGTATGGCACAACGGGATGGTCGGCGGATATGCCTCGTATCTCTCTATTGATGCAGAAACCAGGACGGGTGTCGTGATTCTGACAAACCAGGCCCGTGCCACGAGACTGCTCATGCTGGGGATTGGGCTTATGCGTCAGGTGCGCACCCAATCATGAGCACCGAAGCCTTATGTTCCATTGGCTGTACAAGTTGGTTTTTTAGTTGTATACTTGTCTCATTAAGCGGACATGTGGAGGTTTTATGAGAATTGTGTCTTTTACCGAAGCCCGAAATAGTTTAAAGAGCGTTTTGGATACCGTTGTTAATGACGCAGATACAACCGTGATTACACGTCGAGATTCTGAAGATGCTGTTGTTATGTCATTGGATTATTATAACAGCTTAATGGAAACGGTTCATTTGCTTCGTTCTCCAGCAAATGCTGAGCACTTACATCGTTCAATTGCTCAATTTAAAGCGGGTAAAGTGAGTCAAAGAGATGTAATCGATGAGTAGTCGCTTAGTATCTTGGACGGATGAATCTTGGAGCGATTATGTGTATTGGCAGACGCAAGACAAGAAAACCCTTAAACGTATAAATAAGCTCATCACGGATGTTAAGCGTTCTCCATTTGAGGGCATAGGTAAGCCTGAGCAACTAAAGGAAAATTTGTCCGGTTTCTGGTCGCGACGAATGGACGATACGAATAGGTTAGTTTATACGGTTGATGATAGTGCGATCACAATAATTTCGTGCCGCTATCACTATTAATTTAGGTCTTATCGTCAGGTACCTATCAAAGCGTTAACTCGAGATGATCACACGGAGGTTTCCCTTGAAAACCATAGGTCTAATTGGCGGAATGAGCTGGGAGTCAACTCAGACTTATTACCGGCTGATAAACCAGAAAATAAGAGACGAACTAGGCGGGCTCCATTCGGCAAGGCTGGTTCTCTACAGCGTGGATTTTGCAGAAATTGAGGCGTTACAACACCGGGGAGATTGGCAGGGAACAGCGGAAATACTTGTCTCAGTTGGTGGAGCAGTTGAATCGGCAGGGGCAGAGTTCCTGGTTCTCTGTACGAATACGATGCATAAAGTCGCCTCCGAAATTGAGCACTCATTAAGCATCCCCCTTCTTCACATCGCAGATGCCACGGCCAACGTACTCAAAACAGATGGGGTAACATGCGTAGGGCTGCTGGGGACAAAGTTTACTATGGAGCAGACCTTTTACCTGGGTCGCCTTCAAGATCATGGCGTACAGGTTGTTGTACCAGATGAGAACCAGAGACAGCGTATTCATTCGGTGATTTATAATGAGCTGTGCCGAGGGGTGGTCAAACCCGATTCAAAAACCTTCTATCTTGATGTAGTAGCATCATTGGCTGAGCGCGGTGCTCAAGGGGTGATCTTAGGGTGCACGGAAATAGGTCTTTTGATCCAGGGTCCGGACACGAAGGTCAGACTCTACGATACTACAGAAATACATGCTGAGCAGGCGGTTCAGCATGCCTTGGGAAAGATTTGAAGAAGCCCAGCAGCGCGGAACATTTCAACACAAATGACATCTGATCTTTGAGATTGATCATGCCGACATTTTACCATTCGGTGGAGACGGTCCGCCCCCAGCCCCCGCCAGGCAGGGCGAGACCCAACCTGGCTACGCCCTCCCCCATCGTCACGGATACCGCAGGGGCAGGCATCCCAGGGGGGTCTCCCCGCGCAGGCCCTTCTCGCTCTCCTGGATCGCCCCAGGATCAGGAGTGCCGGGCAGCGGAATGCTGTCCTGCTAATAGATGACCAGCGGCTCAAGATTGACAAGATACCGGCCCGGCTTCACCACGATTCCCAGTTCCAACAACTCTGTCTCGTTGTAGTGTTTCATACCCCTCAAGAGGGGCCGGTGGGTTCTGCTGCTTGTCTGGGGAGGAAAGTTTTTCAAAAGTTTTCGTGGTGGGCGGCTGGGGGATATCCGCCATCTGCCAGAATCGAGATGAGAGAAGATATACCGGATACAGCGGTCTCAACGGTACAGGGGGAGATAGCTTCTTTTTGGTAGCCCGAGGGCGGTTTCCGTGGTAGAGTTTTGGCATTGTTTTTCGGGGGAAGTGTTGGGAGTTGGGGGGACGGATTTACGGGGCTAATGGATTATCAGGGGCTGCCTAATTGTTGTTAGATTGACCCTTCGGGCAAATTGAGAACTTGATAATGTGTTATTAGGAGAATAAGTATTAAACCAATATTAGTGATAGGAAATGACGTAAACAATCAATCTTCCAATATTAATTGGAATAACATTTTAAATGATATTATTACATATTGTAATTATAATAATGATATAGATTTTAATAACGTTCCTTTTCCACTCATATATGAGCAAATTTATTTATATTCAAAAAAATTTAATTATGATAAAGAATCACTAAATGAATACCAATTAAAAGAATTTATCGGCAATATTGTAGATTCAGGAAAAATTAATGAGATCCATAAACTAATTGTGGATTTCGGAAGCAATAATGTTATAACAACAAATTATGATTACAATTTAGAACTTGCTATTTCTGGCAAAGAATTCTCTAGAAAAAATCAAGGCATAGTTAATGAAAAGAAATATAGTGTTTTCAGGCATACTAAAAACAATGATATTAACATTTGGCATATTCACGGAGAATCTGCTTTACCTGATACAATCACACTTGGATTTGAACACTATGGTGGACAATTACAACATTTGAGGAATTACATAACAGGTGCTTTAAATTATAAAAATACAAATATTCAAAAGTTTGATATCGAAAAAATTATTAAGAATAAAAATCAGTATACATCGTGGGTTGATATATTTTTTAGCAATGACATTCATATATTAGGTTTAGGATTAAATTATCAAGAAATTGATATTTGGTGGCTCATTTCAAATAGGGCACGGCTATTAAATAAAATGAACATGGATATTCACACTATTTATTATCATTGTCCGGAAAAGCATTTTAGTAAATCTAAGTCGGACATTATGATGTCACTTGGAATTGTAACTAAAGTAATGAATTATGAAGGAACAGAGTACTACAAAAGGGTTTTGGGCGAAATTGATAATCTAACAACTGCTTCAACTTGACGTTGCTACGCAACGCAAGTTAAGCAAATGTTGTGCTACAGATACCAGAATAGGCAATGGATAAAGAGTATTATCTTAAATTAAGGAACAAGTACTTACCGGAAATCTTGAGGATTATTTTCATTTTGGAATCACCTCCAGCATCAGGTAAATATTTCTATGATGAGACGGGATCAACGACTGAGCCTTTGTACAATGAGATAATGAAGGCCCTTCATTATAAACCAATCGATAAGAAAGATGGTCTTGAACACTTTAAGAATCAAGGGTTTTTCTTAGTTGATTCGACCTACAAACCAATCAATAAAATGAAGTATAAAGAACGAGAGTCTACAATCCTTTCAGACTTTAACAATTTAATTGATGATCTTGAGAGCATTAATGGAATCGAATCTCAGTTGATTTTGATTAAAGCAAATATTTGCCGGTTACTTGAAGAAAAATTGAAATTAAAGGGATTTCGTGTTTTAAACGAAGAAATCGTAGTTCCATTCCCTTCAAGCGGTCAACAAAAACGATTTCATATCGAAATAAGTAAAATATTGGAATTAAGATAAAAGCACAACAATTGGTCGCAGGTGACGCTTTCCGCTGCGCTCCAAGCGCCCCTGAGACATGCGTTATAAGAAAGGAAAAAATGACTAACCAAATATCACAGAAAGAAATAATTTCTGAAAAAGTAAAAGAATATTATTGGAAGTATGATCTAAATTGCGCGACTACCAAAATAAAACTATTATCTGAAATGTTTTCTATAAATTTATCAGAACAAGTCATTAGTGCTGCGATAGGTATGCATGGTGCTGGAAAATATGGTGCCCAATGCGGATTAGTAGAAGGAACATTAATGTTTCTTGGCATAATCGGAAAAGAATATAGCTTCCAAGAAAAAACAATTGTTGATCATTGCAGAGAGTACGCAAAGCAATTTGAAAACAAATTTCAATCCTTATTATGCAGCGCACTTCGACCGGAAGGTTTTAAAAAAAATAATCCACAACACTTGTGTGAAAACCTTACTTGTAGAGCAATCGAATTCAACATTGACTTTGTCTTGCAATTTATAAATACTAAGAGATACTAAAAAGCTCAAAACGCACTCGACAAAACCATCTCGCTTTTAATTGCTTCATCGTCGAATTCCGGGGAATGCGTGACGGATGCGAAGAAAGAAATATTCGTCGTCCCGGAAGCCATAGGCGACCCGTTTGATCACCTTGATCTTGTTGTTCATACCTTCGAGAACACCGGTATTCAGCCGGTATCTTGTGTGTGCCAACAAGCCCTCCACTACTATGTGCTGAGCAAGCTTCCCGAGCTCCGTGTTTCTGGTGAGTGGGAGAGTCTCATGCCAGCCAGTCTCAATCCTGAAGAGGTCAACTATGGGCCATGAGCCTTTTCGACGCCCGTGGGAATAATATAGGCCCGTTCTTTCCCAAACAACCGTAAGATGCGGTCCGCCAAGGTCTCCGGCTGTTTTTGGATGTGGATCGTCATGACCTTCTCGTGAGTCTGATTCCCTCGATAGGTCCGATCCTCTCGATGCTGACATCGTAGTCCTTCCAAAGGGCGTACAAGGCAGCAACACCCACAATGGCGAGCGCTCCAATTGCGATGGCAACGCCGCTGGACATCCCTCCGCCCACCGCGGCAGCACCCATTGAAAGGCCGGCTGCGGCCCCGCCGACGCCTGCAGATACCCCGCCTGTTGCAGGCGCGAGCGCAAGCCCTGCGCCGCCTACAGTAGCGCCTGCCACTGCGAGACCAATCGCCCACTTAGACAGTCTCTTCGCGCCCTTGACCTTTCTGATCTTGGCAGCAAGATCAGGGTCCGCCACGATGATTGATGGTTCCCTTCGCTCAACTGCCGCCTTGAGTTCCTGTTTTGTCCTAACCGTCACGTCCATTTTGGTTCCTCCTTCGCTAACGCTGGCCTAACCTGCGAGCCGTCAATTGGCGCGGTTTATGCTATCGGGTAGGGGATCGCAATCCGTGCCAATAGGCGAGTCAGGTTTAAGCTGTTGTTCGCTTGCTTCAAACCCCCGATAGCATCAACGAACACCTGGGGCCATCAGGCACGTCCTTCTTCCTTCATGATCATTGCGTTCCTGGAAGAGAATCCCTCTATTCCAGATCCACCAAAAAAATCCGGGTCCATTATCCGCCGACAATTCAGATCTGACCAGCAGAAAAGATTCTCTGCGCAGTCCAGGATTCTTTCGCCGATCGAACCCCACAAATCGGGTTCCCCAATCCCGGGAAATCATATCTTTCCAAAATAGGGTGTGCCGTCCTCGGGAGCCCAATGCCCCCCGTCGAGACGAACATACATTACATGATTACTCGATATTTCATTATCACGGAAAACCCTCAACCTGATCCCTGAGAACTCCCCCAGTTCCGCCCAAAAGCTT from Alkalispirochaeta americana encodes the following:
- a CDS encoding cobalamin B12-binding domain-containing protein, whose protein sequence is MKVREEDYQAYLEALLAGGKSECYRHVEAWLSDDIAIRDLYRLVFHRSLYEVGHLWETNQISVAVEHIATAITENLLSLVYPRIFGADHCGCKAVISCIAHEYHQLGGKMVADIFELHGWDGYFLGANTPLDQLCSIVEEKDPDILALSVSVASHLAVLGGMISHLRERYPSLPVLLGGRAFQNGGGESLPDVPGVFYVESLEKLEEMITGGDLCDLHQPGRSFP
- a CDS encoding HD domain-containing phosphohydrolase → MDALIRSARILMVDDEFTNLQVLRKMLESQGYFNLTGVQDSRQVVELYQEIRPDLVLLDLNMPHRDGYGVMEDLQSLDVAVRAPIVVLTARAGRDSLLQAFQCGARDYIMKPLDMAELFARVRTTLEAHLAHKMLHAQKETLDWMVQARTDDLLRTRMQVIHRLGRAAEYRDNETGQHVLRVSHGAALLARHAGWGETDCEMLLEAAPMHDVGKIGIPDKILLKPGALTAGEWKIMKRHTLIGADLLSGEDNELFHLAREIALAHHEKWDGSGYPRGLAGESIPLSARLVAVVDVFDALTSVRPYKDAWSVEAATRLIRDESGRHFDPDLVALFDRLLPEICEIRQRFADQNNHSEVHRYEST
- a CDS encoding helix-turn-helix transcriptional regulator translates to MKLLSSDFGATLVPVKIDRLLAIIMCLLNHDRLCARELAQRFGVTVRTIQRDMQTLELAGIPIYAVQGSGGGYGIMDSYKLDRQLITADDFCRIITSLESVGASMSDQSFGETLEKIRALVPDRSMDLLAAQNEKLSMDFTMLGGDPRRGGVFRCVRQAVEEERPLRFSYTSNKLESSLRVVEPLTIAFRWRSWYLYGYCRLREDYRLFRISRIVDPEILSPRFVRKKKTLSEFLGEAQGDSPPGAVELSLKFSPLLRPIVEECYDAGQVKTLADGSSLVTLRMPEDTWLYGYLLSFGPHLEVLEPEHIRTIIRESAEKVAARYG
- a CDS encoding serine hydrolase domain-containing protein, which produces MKIVVISMALVVFAVSLAVLYLKHRMRNPDDSKNLEAAVDAKLIQFMRKKLHLAVVVGVYRDGRSFVRGYGTVRTEAPVLPDATTAFQIGSVSKIFTATLLQTLCDEGVVSMETTLNELLGGSIPLSPAAQGVTLKQLVTHTSGFPSVPKSLELKATELAGKEELMGNPYSYLGPEFVFDYLATTEGTRKPGRFEYSNLGMGLLGHVLEHVTGRDYESLVREKVLAPLGMNETVITLTPDIEDRLTRGYTAKGEPAGIWTFAALAGAGAYISSAKDMLRFIEACLGEQGSASQQFDAMRRPQSEGVTGIGWMQPTFLDRFLGNRKVVWHNGMVGGYASYLSIDAETRTGVVILTNQARATRLLMLGIGLMRQVRTQS
- a CDS encoding type II toxin-antitoxin system Phd/YefM family antitoxin, which codes for MRIVSFTEARNSLKSVLDTVVNDADTTVITRRDSEDAVVMSLDYYNSLMETVHLLRSPANAEHLHRSIAQFKAGKVSQRDVIDE
- a CDS encoding Txe/YoeB family addiction module toxin; the protein is MSSRLVSWTDESWSDYVYWQTQDKKTLKRINKLITDVKRSPFEGIGKPEQLKENLSGFWSRRMDDTNRLVYTVDDSAITIISCRYHY
- a CDS encoding aspartate/glutamate racemase family protein; amino-acid sequence: MKTIGLIGGMSWESTQTYYRLINQKIRDELGGLHSARLVLYSVDFAEIEALQHRGDWQGTAEILVSVGGAVESAGAEFLVLCTNTMHKVASEIEHSLSIPLLHIADATANVLKTDGVTCVGLLGTKFTMEQTFYLGRLQDHGVQVVVPDENQRQRIHSVIYNELCRGVVKPDSKTFYLDVVASLAERGAQGVILGCTEIGLLIQGPDTKVRLYDTTEIHAEQAVQHALGKI
- a CDS encoding SIR2 family protein, which encodes MIGNDVNNQSSNINWNNILNDIITYCNYNNDIDFNNVPFPLIYEQIYLYSKKFNYDKESLNEYQLKEFIGNIVDSGKINEIHKLIVDFGSNNVITTNYDYNLELAISGKEFSRKNQGIVNEKKYSVFRHTKNNDINIWHIHGESALPDTITLGFEHYGGQLQHLRNYITGALNYKNTNIQKFDIEKIIKNKNQYTSWVDIFFSNDIHILGLGLNYQEIDIWWLISNRARLLNKMNMDIHTIYYHCPEKHFSKSKSDIMMSLGIVTKVMNYEGTEYYKRVLGEIDNLTTAST
- a CDS encoding C-GCAxxG-C-C family (seleno)protein; this translates as MTNQISQKEIISEKVKEYYWKYDLNCATTKIKLLSEMFSINLSEQVISAAIGMHGAGKYGAQCGLVEGTLMFLGIIGKEYSFQEKTIVDHCREYAKQFENKFQSLLCSALRPEGFKKNNPQHLCENLTCRAIEFNIDFVLQFINTKRY